The following is a genomic window from Pseudomonas lurida.
CGTCCGGCCCTTTCCAATCAATGGAACCCTTGACCATGTTCGACAGAATCCTGGCTTTATTGGTGCTGGCATTGGTATTGGGCGTGCCCCTGGGCCTGATCTTCCTGGTCACCGGGCAGTTCCTGATGGACTTTGTTTTTTTCTACCCGCTGTTCATGTCAGCGCTGTGGATCGCAGGCGGCCTGTATTTCTGGCTGCACTGGGAGCGGCACTGGCCTTGGGAAGAAGACACACCGGCACCCACGCTGGCGGGCAACCCGCTGATCTCGATCATCATCCCTTGCTACAACGAGGGGGATAACGTCGCCGATACCATGCGGGCAGCGCTCGGTCAGCTGTACCCGAATATTGAAGTGATTGCGGTGAACGACGGCTCCCAAGACAACACCGCTGCCGTACTCGACGCACTGGCCCTGGAGAACCCGCGCCTGCGCGTACTGCACCTGGCGCAGAACCAGGGCAAGGCCGTGGCCCTGCGCATGGGCGCCGTGGCCGCGCGCAGTGAATACCTGGTGTGCATCGACGGCGACGCGCTACTGGATAAAAACGCTGCGGCCTACATGGTTGCGCCGATGCTCGATAACCCGCGCCTGGGTGCCGTGACTGGCAACCCGCGCATTCGTACACGTTCGACTTTGATCGGCCGGGTACAGGTGGGTGAGTTCTCTTCGATCATCGGTTTGATCAAGCGTACGCAACGGGTGTTCGGCCGCATCTTCACGGTGTCGGGTGTGGTGGTCGCGTTCCGTAAAAAGGCGCTCGACCGTATCGACTACTGGAGCACCGACATGATCACCGAGGACATCGATGTCAGTTGGAAGCTGCAGCTTGATCACTGGAGCATCTTCTACGAGCCACGTGCCCTGTGCTGGATCCTGATGCCCGAAACCGTCGGCGGCCTGTGGAAACAGCGTCTGCGGTGGGCCCAGGGCGGTGCCGAAGTGCTGTTCAAGAATATCCGCGGCATCTGGCAATGGCGTCATCGCTACTTGTGGCCGCTGTTGTTCGAATACTGCCTGTCCACTGGTTGGGCCTTCACCTTCCTGTTGTCGGTAATCTTCTGGGGCGTGGGCAAATTCATCCCACTGCCACAGGCCATCGCGGTGGACTCCCTGGTGCCGCCAGCGTTTACCGGGCTGGTCCTGGCGATGGTGTGCCTGGCGCAGTTTGCGGTGAGCATCATGATCGACCGCCGCTACGAGAAAGACCTGTGGAAAACCCTGTTCTGGACCGTGTGGTACCCGATGGTGTTCTGGCTGGTCAGCCTGTTCACCACCCTGGTCAGTTTTCCCAAGGTGCTGTTCAACCAGCATCAGAAGCGTGCGCGCTGGGTCAGTCCGGATCGCGGCATCAAACCTACTGAAGAGGAGGCGTGATCATGAAACTGGTCAGAACTCGCCAACGTACGGTGATGTGGATCATTGATGTGCTGTTGACCCTGATGGCCTGGGCCGGGTTGATCTGGCTGCTGGCGCGCGGGATTAACTCGATGCTGGAAACCCACGGTGGGCCTCGGATCGAGGCGCCGATTTTTGCCGCGCTCAACACCCTGCAGATCTACCTGTGGATCGCCCTGTTCAACGCTGTGATCCTGATCAGCTGGGCGCGCTACCAGCAACGCCGAGGCCGCAAGTTCGCCCAGCGTCGCGCCGAGGCCAAGGCCTTGAGCGACCAGAACCTGAGTGAGAGCTTCAGCCTGGGGGACGGGGACCTCGAGCAATTGCGTCGACCTGGGGTGCTGGTGATCCATAACGACGAGGACGGCGGCGTCGCAGAAGTGAAGTCCCATGTGTCCCGCGATGTCGAAAAACCGGGGCTCACGCTGGTACCTGGCAAGGACCAGAACAAGGACGCTAGTTAAGAACGCACGGTATTGGATCGTTCCCATGCAAGGTGGGAACGATTTCGCTTAATCCCGACAAATGGGATCCAATTCACAAAAACGCCGAGAACTTTTCTGATCTTTTCGGTACTAACTTATCTCGGAAGGAACTTGATGGCTAACTAATAGCATCTATAAGTTCCCCGAAGAAATGCGATCAACTGTGCTGCCGCTTGTCGGAATAATACTCCCAGCTACAAGCCTGCGGCGCTTTGTATAATTTTTAGTTGTTATTAATCAATAGGTTGTGCGAGTAACTAGTTCCAACTTCAAACGGGCTCATTTTTTTGAGTGCGTCGAAGTTCGATGTTAGTTTGCCGCCCCCTTGATTGTCGACGGATCGAACATGTCTCTGTTATTGCCACGGACTCGGTTATTACTGTGCACTTTCTTGCTCGCCTATATGAGCCTGAACAGTGCTACGGCTGCCCCTACGCCTGGGGATCAGGACCTGATCCGCGATCGGCAGAACCGCCTGCTCGAAGAGCAACGCCGCCGCCTCGAGGAACTCCAGGACCTGCCGGGCAAAGGCACCCAGTCCCCGGCCCCGGACACCCCTGCCGACAATCGTTGCTTTGCGATCAAGGACATCCAGCTGCAGGGGGCAGACAGCCTGTCGGCGTCGGACCGCGCGCGCCTGCTCAAGCCTTATGTCGGCCAATGCCTGGGGGTGTCGCAGCTTAATGAACTGCTCAAGGTCATCACTGACTTCTACATCGCCAAAGGCCGTGTCACCAGCCGTGCCTACCTGCCGCAGCAAGACCTTTCCAGCGGCCACCTGCAGGTGCTTGTAGTGGAAGGCAAGCTCGAAGGCTTGAAAGGTGCCCAAGGCAGCACCGTCACCGATCGCGAACTGGCGATGGCTTTCCCCGGCAAGGTGGGCGAGCCGCTAAATTTGCGTGAAGTCGAACAACTGGTCGACCAACTGAGCCGCTTGCCCTCCAAGCAGGCACACATGGAACTGACCCCCGGCAGCCAGGTGGGCGGCAGCGACGTCGTGGTCAAGAACACCCCGCAAAAGCCGTGGCGCGCCAGCCTGTCGCGTAACAATGACGGCCAGAAGAGCACCGGCGAACAGCAATGGGGGGCCGGCCTTGAGTGGGACAGCCCCCTGGGCCTTGCCGATCAACTGATACTGCGCGGCGGCCACGACGCCATGAGTGACCACCAGAAAACCTCGAAAAACAGCATGCTCTACTACAACGTGCCGTGGGGCTGGTGGAACTTCAGTTACACCTACAGCGAGAGCGACTACCGCACCCTCGGTGATGTGGATGGCTTCAAGTTCAAGCAGTCCGGCGACAGCCAGAACCACCAACTGCGCGCCGAACGTGTGATCCATCGTGACGACGTGAGCAAGACCTCGGTGAACGTCGGCCTTGCCCATCTGCGTACCAACAACTACCTGCTCGACGCGCGCCTGGCCCCCAGCAGCAACCGCCTCAGCGAATTCCAGGTCGGCATCAACCACGGGCGACGTATCGGCAGTGCCTTCGTCAACCTCGACCTCGGCATGCAGAACGGCATCGGCGCCTTTGACGCACAGAGCAACGACCAGGAACGCGATCGCGAGGGCAACCTCACGCCCACGCCGAACTACCGCAAATACACCGCCACGCTCAGCTACCTGCAACCGTTCACGCTGTGGGGCGAGTCGTTCAGTTTCTCCAGCCTGGCCACCGGGCAGCGCAGTGAAGACGTGCTGTTCAGCCCGCAACGTATCAGCCTCGGCGGGTCGGCTTCGGTACGCGGCTACAAGGACCAGCAACTCACCGGCGACAGCGGTGGCTACTGGCGCAACGATATTCGCTGGGCTCGCCCTGTGACGTGGGACTGGATGCGCCCGGCGTTCCTGGAGTACGGCGCCAGCGTCGGCTACGACCAGGGTGTGATCCGCAATGACCGCTACAACGACAACCTCCATGGCCGGGTCTCGAGCAACTCCCTGGAGCTGTTTGCCCGCGGCAGGAACGTCAGCGCCAGCGTGACCTTCGCCCACTCCCTGGAACGACCTGCGGTGATGAGCGAGCGCGAAGCGCCGATCTATTTCCGCATGGATTTCTACCTGTAATTCAACGCCCGCTGCCCTGAGATCTTGAATATGGACGTTCGCCCTGTTTCTGCCCTGAAAAGCCTGACCCAGCGTGGCCTTGCGCTGATCCTGGCCAATGCGCTGTTCTGGCAGCCGCTGCTGGCCCATGCCGACGGCATTGTCGTCAGTGGCCCGGGCACCACGGTCGGGCAGGCAGGCAATGGCGTGCCGGTGGTGAATATCGCCACGCCCAATGGCAGCGGCTTGTCGCACAACCAGTTCAAAGACTACAACGTCGGCCCCAACGGCGTGATCCTCAACAACGCCAGCGGGCCGGTGCAAAGCACGCAACTGGGCGGGATCATCGTCGGCAACCCGAACCTCAGGGGCGGCGCCGCCAGTGTGATCCTCAACGAAGTCAAAGGTGGCAGCCCCAGCCAGTTGCGCGGTTATACCGAGGTGGCCGGCCAGTCGGCGAAGGTCATCGTGGCCAACCCCTACGGCATCAGTTGCAACGGCTGCGGCTTCATCAACACCCCCAACGTCACCCTGACCACCGGCAAACCGGTGATCGACAAAGTCGGTCGCCTGGACCACTACCAGGTCGATGGCGGCGCCGTGACGATCGACGGCCAGGGGTTGAACGCAAGTAACGTGGACCGCTTCGAAATCATCACCCGCTCCGCCAAGATCAACGCGAAGATCAACGCCCGCCAACTGGCCGTGATCGCCGGGCGCAACGACGTCGATGCACAAAGCCTGAAGACCACCGCCCGTGCTGACGACGGCAGCGCCAAGCCGGAACTGGCGATCGACTCCAGCGCCCTGGGCGGCATGTATGCCGGCGCGATCAAGTTGGTGGGCACCGAGGCGGGAGTCGGCGTGAAGCTCGACGGCACGCTCGCCGCCAGCGGTGGTGATATCCAGCTCGATGCCAACGGTCACTTGAGCATGGCCCAGGCCGCGTCCAGTGGCGCGGTGGACATTAAAGCGGCGAGCCTCGACGCGGGCGGGCCGGTATATGCCGGCACCACGCTCAAGGTGCAAACCAAGGGCGAGCTGAAGAACCGCAAGACCCTCGCCGCACGTGACAGCATCACCCTGGCCAGCAACGGCAAGTTGACCAACAACGGCATCATCGAAGCCGGGGTCAACGCCGACAACACCCGTAATCCCAAGGGGGACGTCAAGCTCGACGCCCAGCACATCACCAACACCGGCACGGTGATCGCCAACCGCACGCTCACCGCCAACGCCGCGCAAACCCTGGACAACCAGGGCGGCACCTTGAGCGCGACACAGGCGCTGACTGTCAGCGCCGACCGTGTCGACAACCAGAACAAGGGTCGCCTGCTCAGCGACAATGCGCTGACCGTCACCAGCGCTCAACTCAACAACAGCCACAACGGCGTGATCTCCAGCGACGGCGCACAGACCCTCAATGTCAGTGGTTTGCTGGACAACAGCGCAGGCGGCTCCATCGACAGCACGGGCGCCTTCGAACTGCACGGCCAAACTTTCGACAACAGCGCCGGCAGCCTTACCGCTGGCGGCGCGATCACCCTCGACCTGCTCGGTGACCTGATCAACCGCAACGGCAAGCTGGCAAGTGCCGGCCCTCTGCTGATCCAGCGCGCCGGCCACATTGATAACCAGGGCGGCAAGCTCGCCAGCCAGGGCCTGCTGACACTTTTCGCCAACAGCATCGACAACCAGGCGAGCGGCACTTTGGCTGCCAACGATGACCTGGCCCTCACCGTGGACGGTCTGGTGCAGAACGGCGCCAATGGACTTATCCACAGTGAGAAGGCTGGGCTGAACCTGAAGGTTGGCACCCTGGAAAACGACGGCGGGCGGCTCGCGGCCAAGGCCGGTGACGTGCTGATCGATGCCCGCCAGTTCAACAACGGCAGCGGCGCCGTATTCGCCGCCCAGCGTGTGTCTCTGCGGGGTGGGAATGTCGACAACGCCGGCCAGATCGCCGGGCAGGTGGTTGACGCCAAACTGGGCGGGGCATTGGTCAACCGCGGTTTGATCGAAAGCGCCACGACCCTGGATATCGACACCGCCAGCCTGACCAATAGCGGCCAGATGCGCGCGTTGGGCGCCACTGGCAAAACCCGCTACGCCATCGGCGGCCTGCTGAACAACAGCGGCAGCCTGGAGACCGCCAACACCGAACTGAGCCTGGCTGCCGGCACCTTCCAGAACAGTGGTGGCAGCGTGCTGCATGTGGGCACGGGCGTGCTCGACCTCAGTGGTATCAGCCTCGACGACGTCGGCGGCAGCCTGGTGACCCATGGCGACCTGACCCTCGACAAAGACAACTGGACCAACAGCACTGCGATCCAGGCCGGGCGCCTGACCGTCAATGTCGACAACCTGCACCAGACCGCCAGCGGCAAGCTGCTCGGCACCCGCAGCCTGGTCGGCAACGGCCGGGACTGGTCCGTCAGCGGTACCGTCGCCAGCCAGGGCACCCTCGACCTGTCGGTGGGCAACGTGCTCAATGACCACGGCCTGATCTTCAGCGCCGGCGATATGGGCCTGCGTGTCGAGCGCCTGAAAAACCTCGCCGCCGATATCTACACCATGGGCAACCTGCGCATCGACCGAGACGGCCAGGGCGGGCTGGCGACCAGCATCATCAACAGCTCGGGCACGATCGAAAGCGAGCGCAACCTGATCCTCGCCGCCAGCACCCTCGAAAACGTCCGCACCGTGCTCACCACCGAATCCGGCATCTACAGTGCTTCGATCACACCGACCGCGTGTATCGAGCGCGTCACCGGCGGCGACTGCGACGGCGGCAAGCAGAACCGTCCGTTCCTGATCACCCAGCGTGATCACTTCATCGTCAGCGACGCCACCGCGGGGTCGAGCATCACCTCGGGTGGCAACATGCTGCTCACCGGTGGCTCGCTGCTCAACAGCAGCAGTAGCATCGCCGCTGGCGGCAACCTCAGCGCCATCGTCAACCAGTTGACCAACGTCGGCGTCGCGACCCACGACACCCAGTACGAGCGCATCTTCACTTCCGAGCGTGAACGCCGTCCTGAGGGCTGGTATCGCGAGGCGGCCGCGTTCACCAAGCGTTACGCGGCGAGCCAGGACATGAGCGGTGTCGAAGCCGCCATGGCTGCGTTCATCGGCAAGATGGAAAGCGAGCAGACCGGCCTGCGCAAGACCACCCAATTGTCGACGCCAGACCAGAGCTACGCTGCCGTCATTCAAGCGGGTGGAGCGGTGGATGTGAAAGCCCAGGCCGGTATCGACAACAACGTCGTGCGCGGTGGCTACACCTACGTCGGCAGCGGCGCCAATACCCACGCACCGGGCTACTCCACCCAGGTCATCCTCAACCCGCAATTGCCGCCAGACGTCGCCCAGCAACAGGTCAACCCGCTGGGCTTGCCAGGCTTCGGCCTGCCCGCCGGGCAGAACGGCCTGTTCCACCTCAACGACGGCAATGGCGTCAACGGCCTGCCCACCAGCCAGTTCGCAAGCAGCCCGCACAAATACCTGATCGAGACCAACCCGGCGTTGACCGATATGGGCAAGTTCCTGGGGTCGGACTACATGCTGTCCAAGCTCGGCTACAACCCCGACACCGCGCAGAAGCGCCTGGGTGATGGCTTCTACGAACAACGCCTGATCCAGCAAGCCGTACTCGCCCGCACCGGCCAGCGTTTCATCGACGGCCAGACCAGCGACGCCGACCTGTTCAAGCACCTGATGGACAACGCCATCGGCAGCAAAACCGCGCTTAACCTGTCGGTGGGCGTAAGCCTGACCGCCGAACAGGTCGCGGCCTTGACCCACGACATCGTTTGGCTGGAAAACGCCACTGTCGCCGGCCAGCAAGTGTTGGTCCCTGTGCTGTACCTGGCCCAGGCCAACAACCGCCTGGCGCCCAATGGTGCATTGATTACCGGCAGCGACCTCAACCTGATGGCCGGCACCCATCTCAACAACGTTGGCACCCTGCGCGCCACCAGCGGCCTGCTTGCCAACGCTGGCGGCAACCTGACCAACAGCGGGCTGATGGAGGCGGGCGGTCGTCTCGACCTGCTCAGCGGCAACAACCTGACCAACCGCGCCGGTGGTGTGCTTGTCGGGCGAGACGTCAACCTCGCCGCCGGTGCCGAGTTGCTCAACCAACGCACCGTCACCACCCACGAAAGCGCCAGCAACTACCGCACCGAGCGCAGTGACTTCGTCGACAGCGCCGCGCGTATCGAATCGGCCAACACCCTCGCGCTGCAAGCCGGCGGCAACATCAACAACGTCGGCGGTGTGCTCAAGAGTGGCGCCGACACGGCTGCCCAAGCCAAGGGCGACATCAATATCACCGCCTCGCAAACCCTCGACAGTGGCCACATCGGCAAGCGTTCGAACTACATCACCATCGCCCAGCAAGGCTCGGTGGTCGATGCCGGCCGCGATCTGCACGTGGTCGCCGGGCGCGACATCAGCGTGGGCGCCAGCCAAGTCGAAGCCAAGCGCGATCTCAACCTGATCGCCACGCGCGACCTTAACGCCATCGCTGTCGCCAACGAGCGGCATTCGGCATCCAGCTCGAAAAAGGTCAAGAGCATCGAGGACCACGTGCAGCAAGTGTCCAGCGTGCTCAAGGCCGGCGGCGACGCCAACCTCAGCGCCGGGCAGGACCTGCAACTGGTGGCCAGCCAAGTGAATGCCGGCAACGAGGCCTACCTGGTGTCCGGCAAGAACCTCAGCCTGCGCAGTGCTGAAGACCAGGACTACAGCTTCTACAGCAAGACCAAGAAAACCTCCCAGGGCAAGAAATTCCGCCTGGATGAAACCGACGTGGTGAACAACGTTGGCAGCCTCGTCAGCGCG
Proteins encoded in this region:
- a CDS encoding two-partner secretion domain-containing protein, which produces MDVRPVSALKSLTQRGLALILANALFWQPLLAHADGIVVSGPGTTVGQAGNGVPVVNIATPNGSGLSHNQFKDYNVGPNGVILNNASGPVQSTQLGGIIVGNPNLRGGAASVILNEVKGGSPSQLRGYTEVAGQSAKVIVANPYGISCNGCGFINTPNVTLTTGKPVIDKVGRLDHYQVDGGAVTIDGQGLNASNVDRFEIITRSAKINAKINARQLAVIAGRNDVDAQSLKTTARADDGSAKPELAIDSSALGGMYAGAIKLVGTEAGVGVKLDGTLAASGGDIQLDANGHLSMAQAASSGAVDIKAASLDAGGPVYAGTTLKVQTKGELKNRKTLAARDSITLASNGKLTNNGIIEAGVNADNTRNPKGDVKLDAQHITNTGTVIANRTLTANAAQTLDNQGGTLSATQALTVSADRVDNQNKGRLLSDNALTVTSAQLNNSHNGVISSDGAQTLNVSGLLDNSAGGSIDSTGAFELHGQTFDNSAGSLTAGGAITLDLLGDLINRNGKLASAGPLLIQRAGHIDNQGGKLASQGLLTLFANSIDNQASGTLAANDDLALTVDGLVQNGANGLIHSEKAGLNLKVGTLENDGGRLAAKAGDVLIDARQFNNGSGAVFAAQRVSLRGGNVDNAGQIAGQVVDAKLGGALVNRGLIESATTLDIDTASLTNSGQMRALGATGKTRYAIGGLLNNSGSLETANTELSLAAGTFQNSGGSVLHVGTGVLDLSGISLDDVGGSLVTHGDLTLDKDNWTNSTAIQAGRLTVNVDNLHQTASGKLLGTRSLVGNGRDWSVSGTVASQGTLDLSVGNVLNDHGLIFSAGDMGLRVERLKNLAADIYTMGNLRIDRDGQGGLATSIINSSGTIESERNLILAASTLENVRTVLTTESGIYSASITPTACIERVTGGDCDGGKQNRPFLITQRDHFIVSDATAGSSITSGGNMLLTGGSLLNSSSSIAAGGNLSAIVNQLTNVGVATHDTQYERIFTSERERRPEGWYREAAAFTKRYAASQDMSGVEAAMAAFIGKMESEQTGLRKTTQLSTPDQSYAAVIQAGGAVDVKAQAGIDNNVVRGGYTYVGSGANTHAPGYSTQVILNPQLPPDVAQQQVNPLGLPGFGLPAGQNGLFHLNDGNGVNGLPTSQFASSPHKYLIETNPALTDMGKFLGSDYMLSKLGYNPDTAQKRLGDGFYEQRLIQQAVLARTGQRFIDGQTSDADLFKHLMDNAIGSKTALNLSVGVSLTAEQVAALTHDIVWLENATVAGQQVLVPVLYLAQANNRLAPNGALITGSDLNLMAGTHLNNVGTLRATSGLLANAGGNLTNSGLMEAGGRLDLLSGNNLTNRAGGVLVGRDVNLAAGAELLNQRTVTTHESASNYRTERSDFVDSAARIESANTLALQAGGNINNVGGVLKSGADTAAQAKGDINITASQTLDSGHIGKRSNYITIAQQGSVVDAGRDLHVVAGRDISVGASQVEAKRDLNLIATRDLNAIAVANERHSASSSKKVKSIEDHVQQVSSVLKAGGDANLSAGQDLQLVASQVNAGNEAYLVSGKNLSLRSAEDQDYSFYSKTKKTSQGKKFRLDETDVVNNVGSLVSAGTHGTVVAGENLLLAGSAVTAEKGAAQLVAGQDVSILAVSNSDSARHERKESKSSWGGLKSSKVQDNVDEKRTTAMGSMVSGETVTVGAKRDATVTGSALVSTGDLAVQAGRDLTIDAAQNTFSRIDMHKEKNRDLTGVLTGNSLGLDDITGNQKLYINSSKHNGTANETTLTGSTIGSSAGNVSLTAGRELKVIASDLVSTRNMALTGSNVSIEAGAETARQTSEDSARSLAVGRVIGGAVVDTARSIRDATEAAKNADDPRLKAVKIAQAALATYNLAGQASDANDQSGGFKNKQGGTPSNGSLIKIGTELANNRSKSSSEFNSLTAKQSTLNAGEALSVIATGEAANTQGDIQITGSSLKAASTLLLAKNNVLMQSAQDTIDRKNEGSSNKTALGASFNIGEQNGFTLDLGAQGAKNNGNGNSVTQVNSTLDTGSLLLQSGGNTTLKGAQVRADSIKADIGGNLTVISLQDTESSRSKQSSGGFGASICIPPFCYGSTVAGSANLAAAKMNSDYKGVTDQSGLFAGAGGYDINVGKTTTLQGAVIASDASADKNRLSTDRLIVSDIKNTSEIKSQSAGISVSSSSAGGASMGGSIPVALKDEDRSHTRSAVSEGTIVVRNPEGANDLVGLNRDTANANHKLDRPDEKAMRERIDLIQSSAQLASGVISAVGKAKADEAKTLAERAKAQTEAGSPDAGASVQAANSAYIDAQRWQVGGDKRLMADIASGLIAAGLGGAPVGTTVGIVANTASSDIFNKIGDYARSRATDPTSDAATRAAWAEGGAARVMLHALAGAAIGLSSGNVQSGALGAGASAALLPTIGRALESSGLSDTEQKTVAALIASGVGGAAASGNGIAGSIVAGGAAYGVEKFNRQMHPDEVALVKKQVGALAKAANITEAEAEKRLANAFVYYTDADWHAVVDANQSKPDALTLSYLGIALAPIASRYDVVQAMGDVPVLINPGKVYSPTETEAFIRDFRLNHPLEYATSEINGEYLIGSYGSAVAQQRDFYQKNLFQMPSFNELVLGSSLGLIAGTANGAAVVGSGVVSLGKGLVTDFAGTSSLVANGLLATLSGRNSSDAGMERDIQSYLYSLQGNMRGAAEIEASKATEFALGMIPAGRIGVAGQAAEVVIVRNPVVKLNNQIGNSFDEYVAATRLAGLDARGLLAKQERLPTPDVDGRNYVIPDYTIYRQDGKVAAYADAKTGAEIPFDAQARGLIEWSTVSQTKTLIYYTPTGSTPISPHLLNYARQAGVAIKQVAVK
- the pgaC gene encoding poly-beta-1,6-N-acetyl-D-glucosamine synthase, with product MFDRILALLVLALVLGVPLGLIFLVTGQFLMDFVFFYPLFMSALWIAGGLYFWLHWERHWPWEEDTPAPTLAGNPLISIIIPCYNEGDNVADTMRAALGQLYPNIEVIAVNDGSQDNTAAVLDALALENPRLRVLHLAQNQGKAVALRMGAVAARSEYLVCIDGDALLDKNAAAYMVAPMLDNPRLGAVTGNPRIRTRSTLIGRVQVGEFSSIIGLIKRTQRVFGRIFTVSGVVVAFRKKALDRIDYWSTDMITEDIDVSWKLQLDHWSIFYEPRALCWILMPETVGGLWKQRLRWAQGGAEVLFKNIRGIWQWRHRYLWPLLFEYCLSTGWAFTFLLSVIFWGVGKFIPLPQAIAVDSLVPPAFTGLVLAMVCLAQFAVSIMIDRRYEKDLWKTLFWTVWYPMVFWLVSLFTTLVSFPKVLFNQHQKRARWVSPDRGIKPTEEEA
- a CDS encoding ShlB/FhaC/HecB family hemolysin secretion/activation protein, with amino-acid sequence MSLLLPRTRLLLCTFLLAYMSLNSATAAPTPGDQDLIRDRQNRLLEEQRRRLEELQDLPGKGTQSPAPDTPADNRCFAIKDIQLQGADSLSASDRARLLKPYVGQCLGVSQLNELLKVITDFYIAKGRVTSRAYLPQQDLSSGHLQVLVVEGKLEGLKGAQGSTVTDRELAMAFPGKVGEPLNLREVEQLVDQLSRLPSKQAHMELTPGSQVGGSDVVVKNTPQKPWRASLSRNNDGQKSTGEQQWGAGLEWDSPLGLADQLILRGGHDAMSDHQKTSKNSMLYYNVPWGWWNFSYTYSESDYRTLGDVDGFKFKQSGDSQNHQLRAERVIHRDDVSKTSVNVGLAHLRTNNYLLDARLAPSSNRLSEFQVGINHGRRIGSAFVNLDLGMQNGIGAFDAQSNDQERDREGNLTPTPNYRKYTATLSYLQPFTLWGESFSFSSLATGQRSEDVLFSPQRISLGGSASVRGYKDQQLTGDSGGYWRNDIRWARPVTWDWMRPAFLEYGASVGYDQGVIRNDRYNDNLHGRVSSNSLELFARGRNVSASVTFAHSLERPAVMSEREAPIYFRMDFYL
- the pgaD gene encoding poly-beta-1,6-N-acetyl-D-glucosamine biosynthesis protein PgaD; this encodes MKLVRTRQRTVMWIIDVLLTLMAWAGLIWLLARGINSMLETHGGPRIEAPIFAALNTLQIYLWIALFNAVILISWARYQQRRGRKFAQRRAEAKALSDQNLSESFSLGDGDLEQLRRPGVLVIHNDEDGGVAEVKSHVSRDVEKPGLTLVPGKDQNKDAS